Proteins encoded in a region of the Mycolicibacterium chitae genome:
- a CDS encoding energy-coupling factor ABC transporter substrate-binding protein has protein sequence MSTGSNGRSMAPMVIALLGLAIVIAVGSLLFGYSRDAEAEFGGADGQAEEVITEIHEDYEPWFSPLVGELPGEVESGLFALQAGLGGIVLGGAIGWYAGRQRGRKETQPTTG, from the coding sequence ATGAGCACCGGTTCCAACGGACGTTCCATGGCCCCGATGGTTATCGCCCTGCTGGGGCTGGCCATCGTGATCGCCGTCGGCTCCCTGCTCTTCGGCTACTCCCGCGACGCCGAGGCCGAGTTCGGTGGCGCCGACGGCCAGGCCGAGGAAGTGATCACCGAGATCCACGAGGACTACGAGCCCTGGTTCTCCCCGCTGGTCGGCGAGCTGCCCGGCGAGGTCGAGTCCGGACTGTTCGCGCTGCAGGCCGGGCTGGGCGGCATCGTGCTCGGCGGCGCCATCGGCTGGTACGCCGGACGCCAGCGCGGCCGCAAGGAAACGCAACCCACGACCGGGTGA
- a CDS encoding energy-coupling factor transporter transmembrane component T family protein: MTGAPTLNPVAKLAAALILALGLIFSVDWVSALTALVLEVALLLVLRVPLRQMLLRGAVVLLAAALTAVTILLYGQPGGTVYWHFLLINVSDGSITLALATFLRVLAIALPSVLLFIDTDPTELADGLGQVLRLPARFVLGALAGLRLVGLLREDWQYLGFARRARGVADRGRLRRVAGQAFALLVFAVRRGSMLATAMEARGFGAYPTRTWARPSPFGGREIALILAAFAIVAVAIGVSVATGHWNFIGNL; encoded by the coding sequence ATGACCGGCGCCCCTACCCTCAACCCGGTCGCGAAACTCGCCGCCGCGCTGATCCTCGCCCTGGGCCTGATCTTCAGCGTGGACTGGGTGTCGGCGCTGACCGCGCTGGTGCTCGAGGTGGCCCTGCTGCTGGTGCTGCGGGTGCCGCTACGGCAGATGCTGCTGCGCGGCGCGGTGGTGCTGCTGGCCGCGGCGCTGACCGCCGTCACGATCCTGCTCTACGGCCAGCCCGGCGGCACGGTGTACTGGCATTTCCTGCTCATCAACGTCAGCGACGGCTCGATCACGTTGGCGCTGGCGACATTCCTGCGGGTGCTGGCCATCGCGCTGCCCTCGGTCCTGCTCTTCATCGACACCGACCCCACCGAACTCGCCGACGGCCTCGGCCAGGTGCTGCGGCTGCCGGCGCGCTTCGTGCTCGGGGCGCTGGCGGGCCTACGCCTCGTCGGGCTGCTCCGAGAAGACTGGCAGTATCTGGGTTTCGCACGCCGGGCGCGCGGAGTCGCCGACCGAGGCCGGCTGCGGCGCGTGGCCGGGCAGGCATTCGCGCTGCTGGTCTTCGCGGTGCGGCGCGGTTCGATGCTGGCCACCGCGATGGAGGCCCGCGGGTTCGGCGCCTACCCGACCCGCACCTGGGCGCGTCCCTCGCCGTTCGGCGGCCGCGAGATCGCGTTGATCCTGGCGGCTTTCGCCATCGTCGCCGTGGCGATCGGGGTGTCCGTCGCCACCGGGCATTGGAACTTCATTGGAAATCTCTGA
- a CDS encoding ECF transporter S component → MAERVYRWRVVDIVVASVLAVAAGLVFVLWNIASNPLTAPLSALLPGLQALAGGGWLFAGVLVAMVIRKPGAALYGELVAATVSALVGNQWGVLTLESGLIQGLGAELVFALFFYRVWNLPVAVLAGATAGLAMAINDLVLWYPGAATAFAVTYTAAGIVSGALLAGALSWFAVRGLAKTGALSRFASGRAWSAGDPAR, encoded by the coding sequence ATGGCCGAACGGGTGTACCGCTGGCGGGTGGTCGACATCGTCGTGGCCAGCGTGCTCGCGGTCGCCGCGGGTCTGGTGTTCGTCCTGTGGAACATCGCCTCGAATCCCCTGACCGCCCCGCTCAGCGCGCTGCTGCCCGGTCTGCAGGCGCTGGCCGGCGGCGGTTGGCTGTTCGCCGGGGTGCTGGTCGCGATGGTGATCCGCAAACCCGGCGCGGCGCTCTACGGCGAACTGGTCGCGGCCACGGTGTCGGCGTTGGTCGGCAACCAGTGGGGCGTGCTGACGCTCGAATCCGGCCTGATCCAGGGCCTGGGCGCGGAGTTGGTGTTCGCGCTGTTCTTCTACCGGGTGTGGAACCTGCCGGTCGCGGTACTCGCCGGCGCGACCGCCGGGCTGGCGATGGCGATCAACGATCTGGTGCTCTGGTATCCGGGGGCCGCGACGGCCTTCGCCGTCACCTACACCGCCGCCGGGATCGTCTCCGGGGCGCTGCTCGCCGGGGCGCTGTCCTGGTTCGCGGTCCGCGGGCTGGCCAAGACCGGGGCGCTGTCGCGGTTCGCCTCGGGCCGGGCCTGGTCGGCCGGCGACCCCGCGCGGTGA
- a CDS encoding energy-coupling factor ABC transporter ATP-binding protein produces the protein MTAGVLALRDVGFAYPRGPRVLDGVSLALGPGERIALLGANGSGKTTLLRLLVGLATPTTGSLLLDGAAVGTSRAERTRLRTRVQMVLQEPDDQIVGATVRADVSFGPANLGLDRSEVVARVDEAMAALGIADLADRTPNHLSFGQRKRVSIAGAVAMRPRVLLLDEATAGLDPRAVEELLATLSALAEAGTAVVLATHDVDVAWTWSHESLVLGGGTVRRGGTHELLADDDVLAGARLTVPWGAAVSRALNRIVLRPDEV, from the coding sequence GTGACGGCCGGGGTCCTGGCGCTGCGCGACGTCGGGTTCGCCTATCCGCGCGGGCCGCGGGTCCTGGACGGGGTCAGCCTCGCGCTGGGGCCGGGCGAGCGGATCGCGCTGCTGGGCGCCAACGGCTCCGGCAAGACGACGTTGCTGCGGCTCCTGGTCGGCCTGGCCACGCCGACGACGGGCAGCCTGCTGCTCGACGGCGCCGCGGTGGGCACCTCCCGGGCCGAGCGGACCCGGCTGCGCACCCGGGTGCAGATGGTGCTGCAGGAACCCGACGACCAGATCGTCGGTGCGACGGTGCGCGCCGACGTCTCGTTCGGGCCGGCCAACCTCGGTCTCGACCGGTCCGAGGTGGTGGCCCGGGTCGACGAGGCGATGGCCGCCCTCGGCATCGCCGACCTCGCCGACCGCACGCCCAATCACCTGTCCTTCGGTCAGCGCAAGCGCGTGTCCATCGCCGGCGCGGTGGCCATGCGGCCGCGGGTGCTGCTGCTCGACGAGGCCACCGCCGGCCTCGACCCGCGCGCCGTCGAGGAACTGCTGGCCACGCTCAGCGCGCTGGCCGAGGCGGGCACCGCGGTGGTGCTGGCCACCCACGACGTCGACGTCGCCTGGACGTGGTCGCACGAGAGCCTCGTGCTCGGCGGCGGCACGGTGCGCCGCGGCGGTACCCACGAGTTGCTCGCCGACGACGACGTGCTCGCCGGGGCCCGGCTCACCGTCCCGTGGGGTGCGGCGGTGTCGCGGGCGTTGAACCGGATCGTGCTGCGGCCCGACGAGGTGTGA
- the lsr2 gene encoding histone-like nucleoid-structuring protein Lsr2: MARKVTVTLIDDVDGEGSADETVEFGLDGVTYEIDLSAKNAAKLRSDLKKWVESGRRVGGRRRGRAPVKGGRGAIDREQSAAIREWARRNGHNVSTRGRIPADVIEAFHASN; encoded by the coding sequence ATGGCGAGAAAAGTTACCGTCACCTTGATCGATGATGTCGACGGTGAAGGCTCGGCTGACGAAACTGTGGAATTCGGTCTCGACGGCGTCACCTATGAGATCGACCTTTCGGCGAAGAACGCCGCGAAACTCCGCTCCGATCTGAAGAAATGGGTGGAATCGGGGCGCCGGGTCGGCGGCCGCCGTCGTGGCCGCGCCCCCGTCAAGGGCGGCCGCGGCGCCATCGACCGGGAGCAGAGCGCCGCCATTCGCGAATGGGCCCGGCGCAACGGCCACAACGTGTCGACGCGCGGCCGGATCCCCGCCGATGTCATCGAGGCGTTCCACGCCTCGAACTGA
- a CDS encoding CbiQ family ECF transporter T component — protein MNPLEISAAQNRWSTDPALEKVCLYGGLLLCAMVLPPRTGAPLVLVVTAVATIALARVRARLFFLALLGPAVFIAIGSVPIAVSLRGGPHLEPGGVDLAVDTALRSVAASAATIGLAVTTLMADLLDLARRAGVPAALCHVADLTYRLVGILVRSAMTAREAVGLRLGLRDARGAIAVVGAQSALIFVRATGRARAMSEAMSLRAEPGMTAVLTEDRPVRPARLAVTAAVLGMVAAVSVLSWRWLR, from the coding sequence GTGAACCCGCTCGAGATCAGCGCCGCCCAGAACCGGTGGTCGACCGACCCCGCCCTGGAGAAGGTGTGTCTGTACGGCGGGCTGCTCCTGTGCGCGATGGTGCTGCCGCCGCGCACCGGGGCGCCCCTGGTGCTGGTCGTCACCGCGGTCGCGACGATCGCGCTGGCCCGGGTCCGGGCGCGGCTGTTCTTCCTCGCGCTGTTGGGGCCGGCGGTGTTCATCGCGATCGGTTCGGTGCCGATCGCGGTGAGCCTGCGCGGCGGGCCGCACCTGGAACCCGGCGGGGTCGACCTGGCCGTGGACACCGCGCTGCGGTCGGTCGCGGCGTCGGCGGCGACCATCGGCCTGGCCGTGACGACCCTGATGGCCGATCTGCTGGACCTGGCGCGGCGCGCGGGCGTGCCGGCGGCGCTGTGCCATGTCGCCGATCTGACGTATCGCCTGGTCGGCATCCTGGTGCGCTCGGCCATGACGGCCCGGGAGGCGGTCGGGCTGCGGCTGGGCCTGCGGGACGCCCGCGGCGCCATCGCGGTGGTGGGCGCCCAGTCGGCGCTGATCTTCGTGCGCGCCACCGGGCGGGCCCGGGCCATGTCGGAGGCCATGTCGCTGCGCGCCGAACCCGGGATGACCGCGGTGCTCACCGAGGACCGGCCGGTGCGCCCGGCCCGGCTGGCGGTGACCGCCGCGGTGCTCGGAATGGTCGCGGCGGTGTCGGTGCTGAGCTGGCGGTGGCTGCGGTGA
- a CDS encoding energy-coupling factor ABC transporter permease has translation MHIAEGFLPPVHAVAWTIAAAPFVVYGARQVVVTVRKHPSAGPLLAAVGAFSFVMSAIKLPSVTGSSSHPTGTGLGTAIFRPPVMAFLGTIVLLFQALLLAHGGITTLGANAFSMAIAGPWAGFAVFFALRKAGVGLLPAVFALAFVADLVTYIVTSVQLALAFPAAEGGIAESFAEFLAVFAVTQVPLAIVEGLITVVVVRVLIQVASSELVNLGFLNRSTEREEVQS, from the coding sequence ATGCACATTGCAGAGGGCTTTCTGCCCCCGGTGCACGCGGTGGCCTGGACCATCGCGGCCGCGCCGTTCGTCGTCTACGGCGCCAGACAGGTGGTCGTGACGGTGCGGAAGCATCCGTCGGCGGGGCCGTTGCTGGCCGCGGTCGGCGCGTTCTCGTTCGTCATGTCGGCGATCAAGCTTCCCTCGGTGACCGGTTCCAGCTCCCATCCCACCGGGACGGGGCTGGGCACCGCGATCTTCCGGCCACCGGTGATGGCGTTCCTGGGGACGATCGTGCTGCTGTTCCAGGCGCTGCTGCTGGCGCACGGCGGCATCACGACGCTGGGGGCCAACGCCTTCTCGATGGCGATCGCCGGGCCGTGGGCCGGGTTCGCGGTGTTCTTCGCGCTGCGCAAGGCCGGGGTCGGCCTGCTGCCGGCCGTGTTCGCCCTGGCGTTCGTCGCCGACCTGGTCACCTACATCGTCACAAGTGTGCAGCTGGCGCTGGCCTTCCCGGCCGCCGAGGGCGGCATCGCGGAGAGCTTCGCCGAGTTCCTGGCCGTCTTCGCCGTCACGCAGGTGCCGCTGGCCATCGTCGAGGGGCTGATCACCGTCGTCGTGGTCCGCGTGCTCATCCAGGTCGCCTCCTCGGAGCTGGTGAACCTGGGCTTCCTGAACCGCAGCACCGAGCGCGAGGAGGTCCAGTCATGA
- the clpC1 gene encoding ATP-dependent protease ATP-binding subunit ClpC, whose product MFERFTDRARRVVVLAQEEARMLNHNYIGTEHILLGLIHEGEGVAAKSLESLGISLEGVRSQVEEIIGQGQQAPSGHIPFTPRAKKVLELSLREALQLGHNYIGTEHILLGLIREGEGVAAQVLVKLGAELTRVRQQVIQLLSGYQGKETAEAGTGGRGGESGNPSTSLVLDQFGRNLTAAAADGKLDPVIGREKEIERVMQVLSRRTKNNPVLIGEPGVGKTAVVEGLAQAIVHGEVPETLKDKQLYTLDLGSLVAGSRYRGDFEERLKKVLKEINTRGDIILFIDELHTLVGAGAAEGAIDAASILKPKLARGELQTIGATTLDEYRKYIEKDAALERRFQPVQVGEPTVEHTIEILKGLRDRYEAHHRVSITDGAIVAAATLADRYINDRFLPDKAIDLIDEAGARMRIRRMTAPPDLREFDEKIADARREKESAIDAQDFEKAARLRDSEKQLVAQRAEREKQWRSGDLDVVAEVDDEQIAEVLGNWTGIPVFKLTEEETTRLLRMEEELHKRIIGQEDAVKAVSKAIRRTRAGLKDPKRPSGSFIFAGPSGVGKTELSKALANFLFGEDDALIQIDMGEFHDRFTASRLFGAPPGYVGYEEGGQLTEKVRRKPFSVVLFDEIEKAHQEIYNTLLQVLEDGRLTDGQGRTVDFKNTVLIFTSNLGTSDISKAVGLGFTQGGGENNYERMKLKVNDELKKHFRPEFLNRIDDIIVFHQLTQDEIIKMVDLMIGRVGNQLKTKDMEMVLTDRAKALLAKRGFDPVLGARPLRRTIQREIEDALSEKILFDEIGPGQLITVDVENWDGEGAGEDARFTFSGAPKAAKSGEEADLAATAAE is encoded by the coding sequence ATGTTCGAACGATTCACCGACCGAGCACGTCGGGTTGTCGTCCTGGCTCAAGAAGAAGCCCGGATGCTGAACCACAATTACATCGGCACGGAGCACATCCTGCTGGGCCTCATCCATGAGGGCGAGGGCGTGGCCGCCAAGTCGCTCGAGTCGCTGGGCATCTCGCTGGAAGGCGTGCGCAGCCAGGTCGAGGAGATCATCGGCCAGGGGCAGCAGGCCCCGTCCGGCCACATCCCGTTCACTCCGCGCGCCAAGAAGGTGCTGGAGCTGAGCCTGCGCGAGGCCCTGCAGCTCGGCCACAACTACATCGGCACGGAGCACATCCTGCTCGGGCTGATCCGCGAGGGCGAGGGTGTGGCCGCGCAGGTGCTGGTCAAGCTCGGCGCGGAACTCACCCGGGTGCGCCAGCAGGTCATCCAGCTGCTCAGCGGCTACCAGGGCAAGGAGACCGCCGAGGCGGGCACCGGTGGCCGCGGTGGCGAGTCGGGCAACCCGTCGACGTCGCTGGTCCTCGACCAGTTCGGTCGCAACCTGACCGCCGCGGCCGCCGACGGCAAGCTCGACCCGGTGATCGGCCGCGAGAAGGAAATCGAGCGGGTCATGCAGGTGCTGTCCCGTCGCACCAAGAACAACCCGGTGCTCATCGGTGAGCCCGGCGTCGGCAAGACCGCCGTGGTCGAGGGCCTCGCGCAGGCCATCGTGCACGGTGAGGTGCCCGAGACGCTCAAGGACAAGCAGCTCTACACGCTGGACCTGGGGTCGCTGGTGGCCGGCAGCCGGTACCGCGGTGACTTCGAGGAACGCCTGAAGAAGGTGCTCAAGGAGATCAACACCCGCGGCGACATCATCCTGTTCATCGACGAGCTGCACACGCTCGTGGGTGCGGGTGCCGCCGAGGGCGCCATCGACGCCGCGTCGATCCTGAAGCCCAAGCTGGCCCGCGGTGAGCTGCAGACCATCGGTGCGACCACCCTCGACGAGTACCGCAAGTACATCGAGAAGGACGCCGCGCTGGAACGCCGCTTCCAGCCGGTCCAGGTCGGCGAGCCGACGGTGGAGCACACCATCGAGATCCTCAAGGGTCTGCGGGACCGCTACGAGGCGCACCACCGCGTCTCGATCACCGACGGTGCGATCGTCGCGGCCGCCACGCTGGCCGACCGCTACATCAACGACCGCTTCCTGCCGGACAAGGCGATCGACCTGATCGACGAGGCCGGCGCCCGGATGCGGATCCGCCGGATGACCGCTCCGCCGGACCTGCGCGAGTTCGACGAGAAGATCGCCGACGCGCGCCGGGAGAAGGAATCCGCGATCGACGCGCAGGACTTCGAGAAGGCCGCGCGGCTGCGCGACTCGGAGAAGCAGCTCGTCGCACAGCGCGCTGAGCGCGAAAAGCAGTGGCGCTCAGGCGATCTCGACGTGGTCGCCGAGGTCGACGACGAGCAGATCGCCGAGGTGCTGGGCAACTGGACCGGCATCCCGGTGTTCAAGCTGACCGAGGAGGAGACCACTCGGCTGCTGCGCATGGAGGAGGAACTGCACAAGCGGATCATCGGCCAGGAGGACGCCGTCAAGGCCGTCTCCAAGGCGATCCGCCGCACCCGCGCCGGCCTGAAGGATCCCAAGCGTCCGTCCGGCTCGTTCATCTTCGCCGGCCCGTCCGGCGTCGGTAAGACCGAGCTGTCCAAGGCGCTGGCGAACTTCCTGTTCGGCGAGGACGACGCGCTCATCCAGATCGACATGGGCGAGTTCCACGACCGCTTCACCGCCTCGCGGCTGTTCGGTGCCCCTCCGGGCTACGTCGGTTACGAGGAGGGCGGCCAGCTCACCGAGAAGGTGCGGCGCAAGCCGTTCTCGGTCGTGCTGTTCGACGAGATCGAGAAGGCTCACCAGGAGATCTACAACACCCTGTTGCAGGTCCTCGAGGACGGCCGTCTGACCGACGGTCAGGGCCGCACGGTCGACTTCAAGAACACCGTGCTGATCTTCACCTCGAACCTGGGCACCTCCGATATCTCCAAGGCGGTCGGGCTGGGCTTCACCCAGGGCGGCGGCGAGAACAACTACGAGCGGATGAAGCTCAAGGTCAACGACGAGCTCAAGAAGCACTTCCGGCCGGAGTTCCTCAACCGCATCGACGACATCATCGTGTTCCACCAGCTCACGCAGGACGAGATCATCAAGATGGTGGACCTGATGATCGGTCGGGTCGGCAACCAGCTGAAGACCAAGGACATGGAGATGGTCCTCACCGACCGCGCCAAGGCCCTGCTGGCCAAGCGCGGATTCGACCCGGTGCTGGGCGCACGGCCGCTGCGCCGCACGATCCAGCGCGAGATCGAGGACGCGCTGAGCGAGAAGATCCTGTTCGACGAGATCGGACCGGGGCAGCTCATCACCGTCGACGTCGAGAACTGGGACGGCGAGGGTGCCGGCGAGGACGCGCGGTTCACGTTCTCCGGGGCCCCCAAGGCGGCCAAGAGCGGCGAGGAAGCCGACCTCGCGGCCACCGCGGCCGAGTAG
- the lysS gene encoding lysine--tRNA ligase, translated as MSEADLPEQFRIRQAKRERLLSEGHDPYPVVVPRTHSLAEIRAAYPDLEPDAQTGDVVGVSGRVVFARNSGKLCFATLQDGDGTQLQAMVSLASAGQEALDAWKSDVDLGDIVFVRGEVISSRRGELSVLAESWQMAAKALRPLPVAHKEMSEESRVRQRYVDLIVRPEARQVARQRIAVVRAVRSALERRDFLEVETPMLQTQAGGAAARPFVTHSNALDTDLYLRIAPELFLKRCVVGGLDRIFELNRNFRNEGADSTHSPEFAMLETYQAYGDYNDSALVTREVIQEVADEALGTRQVLLADGSQYDLDGEWQFLQMYESLSEALGEEITPQTPAEHLWAIADRLEVEIPRDRGYGHGKLVEELWEHQVGDHLWAPTFVRDFPVETTPLTRQHRSVEGVTEKWDLYVRGFELATGYSELIDPVIQRERFAAQARAAAAGDDEAMELDEDFLAAMEYGMPPTTGTGMGIDRLLMALTGLSIRDTVLFPIVRRQSN; from the coding sequence GTGAGTGAGGCCGATCTTCCCGAACAGTTCCGGATTCGCCAGGCCAAGCGCGAACGTCTGCTATCCGAAGGCCACGACCCCTACCCGGTCGTGGTTCCCCGCACGCATTCCCTGGCCGAGATCCGGGCCGCCTACCCGGACCTGGAACCCGACGCCCAGACCGGCGACGTCGTCGGCGTCTCGGGGCGGGTGGTGTTCGCCCGCAACTCCGGCAAGCTGTGCTTCGCCACCCTGCAGGACGGCGACGGCACCCAGCTGCAGGCGATGGTCAGCCTGGCCTCGGCCGGGCAGGAGGCGCTGGACGCCTGGAAGTCCGACGTGGACCTCGGTGACATCGTCTTCGTCCGCGGCGAGGTGATCAGTTCCCGTCGCGGTGAGCTCTCCGTGCTCGCGGAGTCCTGGCAGATGGCGGCCAAGGCGCTGCGTCCGCTGCCGGTCGCGCACAAGGAGATGAGCGAGGAGTCCCGGGTGCGGCAGCGCTACGTGGACCTCATCGTCCGGCCGGAGGCCCGCCAGGTCGCCCGGCAGCGCATCGCCGTCGTCCGCGCCGTGCGGTCGGCGCTGGAACGCCGCGACTTCCTCGAAGTCGAGACCCCGATGCTGCAGACCCAGGCCGGCGGTGCCGCGGCCCGCCCGTTCGTCACCCATTCCAACGCACTCGATACGGATCTATACCTGCGTATCGCTCCGGAACTGTTCCTGAAACGGTGCGTCGTGGGTGGTTTGGACCGGATCTTCGAGCTGAATCGCAACTTCAGAAACGAGGGTGCGGATTCCACGCATTCGCCGGAATTCGCGATGCTTGAGACTTACCAGGCGTACGGCGACTACAACGATTCCGCGTTGGTGACGCGTGAAGTTATTCAAGAAGTCGCCGATGAAGCGTTGGGCACACGCCAGGTGCTACTCGCGGATGGGTCACAGTACGACCTCGACGGCGAATGGCAATTCCTACAAATGTACGAGTCTTTGTCGGAAGCGCTCGGTGAGGAGATCACCCCGCAGACCCCCGCCGAACATTTGTGGGCCATTGCGGACCGCCTGGAAGTCGAGATCCCGCGGGACCGCGGCTACGGCCACGGCAAGCTGGTCGAGGAACTCTGGGAACACCAGGTCGGCGACCATCTGTGGGCGCCGACCTTCGTGCGGGACTTCCCGGTCGAGACAACGCCTTTGACGCGCCAGCATCGCAGCGTCGAGGGCGTCACCGAGAAATGGGATCTCTATGTCCGGGGCTTCGAACTGGCCACCGGCTACTCCGAACTCATCGACCCCGTCATCCAACGCGAACGCTTCGCCGCCCAGGCCCGCGCGGCCGCGGCCGGCGACGACGAGGCCATGGAACTCGACGAGGATTTCTTGGCCGCCATGGAGTACGGCATGCCGCCCACCACCGGGACCGGAATGGGTATCGATCGGTTGTTGATGGCACTCACGGGACTGTCAATTCGGGACACCGTTTTATTCCCGATTGTTCGTCGTCAGTCGAACTGA
- a CDS encoding ABC transporter ATP-binding protein produces MIGASARGWSWRHAGRARHAISDLDLDIAAGERVLLLGASGSGKSTLLQGLAGLLGGSEEGDESGRLLVDGAPPGERRSRIGMVLQNPDSQVILSRVGDDVAFGMENFTVERRAIWPRVRRALDAVGLSLPLHRDTARLSGGQQQRLALAGVLAMNPGLLLLDEPTANLDPAGVLEVRDAVAAAVERTGATLVVVEHRTEVWLPVVDRLIVLGEAGAILADGAPADVIDTEGERLTRAGVWVPGVEPPRPPRGGVRGAALLRSHGLSVGYPSGRRTDIGDVEILGGATTVVSGPNGSGKSALALTLGGLLPPRAGRLEAAAGFAPAADRRAPIAWRSRELLTRIGSVFQNPEHQFLTGSVRDELACGPRALGRDEATIAELCDGLLERLRLTGLAEANPYTLSGGEQRRLSVATILATQPELIVLDEPTFGQDRNTWAELVGLLAEIVAAGTGVVAVTHDLDFTDVLADRRIELS; encoded by the coding sequence GTGATCGGGGCCAGCGCCCGGGGCTGGTCGTGGCGGCACGCCGGTCGCGCCCGGCACGCCATCAGCGATCTGGACCTCGACATCGCCGCGGGGGAGCGGGTCCTGCTGCTGGGCGCCAGCGGATCGGGGAAATCGACTCTGCTGCAAGGGCTTGCGGGGCTGCTCGGCGGCAGCGAGGAGGGCGACGAGTCCGGCCGGTTGCTGGTGGACGGCGCGCCGCCGGGCGAGCGGCGCAGCCGGATCGGCATGGTGCTGCAGAACCCCGACTCGCAGGTGATCCTGTCCCGCGTCGGCGACGACGTCGCGTTCGGGATGGAGAACTTCACCGTCGAGCGGCGGGCCATCTGGCCGCGGGTGCGACGCGCGCTGGACGCCGTCGGCCTGTCGCTGCCGCTGCACCGGGACACCGCCCGGCTCTCCGGTGGGCAGCAGCAGCGCCTCGCGTTGGCCGGCGTGCTCGCGATGAATCCCGGTCTGCTCCTGCTGGACGAGCCGACCGCCAATCTCGACCCGGCCGGTGTGCTCGAGGTCCGCGACGCCGTGGCCGCGGCCGTCGAACGCACGGGTGCGACGCTGGTGGTCGTCGAGCATCGCACCGAGGTGTGGCTGCCGGTGGTGGACCGGCTGATCGTGTTGGGCGAGGCCGGGGCGATCCTCGCCGACGGCGCGCCGGCCGACGTCATCGACACCGAGGGCGAGCGGCTGACCCGCGCCGGGGTCTGGGTGCCGGGCGTCGAACCGCCCCGCCCGCCCCGCGGCGGCGTCCGCGGTGCGGCGTTGCTGCGTTCGCACGGCCTGTCGGTCGGCTATCCGTCGGGGCGTCGCACGGACATCGGCGACGTCGAGATCCTCGGCGGCGCAACCACGGTCGTGTCCGGCCCGAACGGGTCGGGCAAGTCCGCGCTGGCGTTGACGTTGGGCGGGCTGCTTCCGCCGCGGGCGGGCCGGCTCGAGGCCGCGGCCGGGTTCGCGCCCGCCGCGGACCGCCGCGCGCCCATCGCCTGGCGCTCCCGCGAGCTGCTCACCCGCATCGGCAGCGTCTTCCAGAATCCCGAGCACCAGTTCCTCACCGGCAGTGTGCGCGACGAATTGGCCTGCGGGCCAAGGGCGCTCGGCCGCGACGAGGCCACGATCGCCGAGCTGTGCGACGGGCTGCTGGAACGCCTGCGCCTGACGGGCCTGGCCGAGGCGAATCCCTACACGCTGTCCGGCGGTGAGCAGCGCCGGCTGTCGGTGGCGACCATCCTGGCCACCCAGCCGGAGCTGATCGTCCTCGACGAGCCGACCTTCGGCCAGGATCGCAACACCTGGGCGGAGCTGGTGGGCCTGCTCGCCGAGATCGTCGCCGCCGGAACCGGTGTCGTCGCGGTCACCCACGACCTCGACTTCACCGACGTGCTCGCCGACCGCCGGATCGAGTTGTCATGA